From one Humulus lupulus chromosome 8, drHumLupu1.1, whole genome shotgun sequence genomic stretch:
- the LOC133798442 gene encoding uncharacterized protein LOC133798442 isoform X1 has protein sequence MASSFSPSWSPGNGAVGGSSRFQLGGLGGVSRLRSSSHKKPPEPLRRAVADCLSSSSSSTTSSHHGTTSFTALLTEASRTLRDYLASPSTIDLAYNVILEHTIAERERSPAVVSRCVALLKRYLLRYKPSEETLLQVDRFCVNIISECDTSPIRRLPSRASIQQTGSSTASTITSPLPVSSFTSGALVKSLNYVRSLVSQHIPKRLFQPAAFAGAPSASRQALPTLSSLLSKSFNSQLSPAHSAEPSENKDITSLSLSNSSNIEKVDGTDDSEYIANDVLKWRWLGECQSSFLPTDSDRATNPQDMRARNFIEVGAAALLVGDIDAKMKGQPWKYFGTADMPYLDQLLQPSPVTTITDSASARPHLRAITSSKRIRAGPQHIWHDSPASTFRPRARQLFQYRHYSEQQPLRLNPAEVSEVIAAVCSETSSSSPNANVMTVSTRLNSHSGKPSMDVAVSVLVKLIIDMYVSDSGTAAPFTLFMLEEMLSSPKTACRSRAFDLILNLGVHAQLLEPMMTDSTSAIEEEYSQESYFDSEAKLALQGKVKTDSLKMGASSAIHNFESWILNILYEILLLLVQIEEKEESVWASALSCLLYFVCDRGKILRNRLNGLDIRVIKALLEISRKNSWAEVVHCKLISMLANMFYHVPEGHSMAASPPLFLVEQIDLIGGIEFIFLEYTLANSREERRSLYLVLFDFVLHGVNETCTCTGGTEYSEDEIQPLAALLSLADAPEAFYISVKLGVEGIGEILRRSVSATLSRYPNSDRLNTLLETVTEKFDAIISSFTHLDNEFSHMLQTTKSYKFLESIEGEVLRNGIDMKVKHSWATLHSLLHSERIAYRQNGYVWLGDLLIYEISVERNAIWSNIKTLQHNIACAGVHDASVASDVPLSIWLMCGLLKSRHNVIRWGFLFVLERLLMRCKFLLDENEMQHSNGSDTGHVHRDSRLEKANAVIDVMSSALTLVYQINETDRINILKMCDIVFSQLCLRVPPATAMPFGDDLHHHGRVFGCMEENKKFDVNEFVFQSENSSDFCIEVDSRSIHSNNNPLDYETASMAALLLQGQAVIPMQLVSRVPAALFYWPLIQLAGAATDNIALGVAVGSKGRGNLPGATSDIRSALLLLLIGKCTADSAAFLEVGGEDFFRELLDDTDSRVAYYSSAFLLKRMMTEKPEKYQHMLQNLVVRAQQSNNEKLLENPYLQMRGILQLANDLGTGL, from the exons ATGGCTTCCAGCTTCAGTCCGTCATGGAGCCCCGGCAATGGTGCTGTTGGTGGCAGTTCGAGGTTCCAGTTGGGTGGACTCGGCGGTGTCTCCAGGCTAAGATCTTCCTCCCACAAGAAGCCGCCGGAGCCACTGCGTCGAGCCGTAGCCGATTGCCTTTCCTCATCTTCTTCCTCGACTACCTCATCCCACCATGGCACCACTTCCTTCACTGCTCTTCTCACAGAGGCTTCCAGAACTCTCCGG GACTATTTAGCTTCGCCTTCTACAATAGACTTAGCTTACAATGTGATTTTAGAACATACCATCGCAGAGAGGGAGCGCAG CCCTGCAGTTGTTTCAAGATGTGTGGCACTTCTGAAACGCTACCTACTACG ATACAAACCCAGTGAGGAGACATTACTCCAGGTAGATCGGTTTTGTGTGAACATAATTTCTGAGTGTGACACTAGTCCAATCCGAAGATTGCCTTCACGAGCTTCAATTCAACAAACAGGTTCATCGACAGCATCTACAATTACATCTCCTTTGCCTGTTTCCAGTTTTACTTCCGGGGCTCTTGTAAAGTCGTTAAATTATGTGCGTTCCTTAGTGTCTCAACACATTCCAAAGCGGCTATTCCAACCTGCCGCTTTTGCTGGAGCCCCTTCAGCTTCGAGGCAGGCACTTCCAACTCTGTCATCTTTGTTAAGTAAATCTTTCAACTCCCAATTAAGCCCTGCCCATAGTGCAGAACCTTCAGAAAATAAAGATATCACGAGTTTATCTCTTTCAAACTCATCAAACATTGAAAAGGTTGATGGAACAGATGATTCTGAATACATTGCAAATGATGTTCTCAAATGGCGGTGGCTCGGGGAATGTCAGTCATCATTTTTGCCAACTGATAG TGATCGTGCTACAAATCCTCAAGACATGAGAGCTCGGAATTTCATAGAAGTAGGTGCAGCAGCTTTACTTGTGGGTGACATTGATGCCAAAATGAAAGGCCAACCTTGGAAATATTTTGGAACTGCTGATATGCCGTATCTTGATCAACTGCTGCAGCCTTCACCAGTAACAACAATCACAGATTCTGCCTCTGCACGTCCTCACTTGAGAGCAATAACATCATCTAAACGCATCAGAGCAGGCCCTCAGCATATATGGCAT GATTCTCCAGCGAGCACTTTCCGTCCGCGGGCTAGACAATTATTCCAATATCGCCACTACAG TGAACAACAGCCTTTGCGATTGAACCCTGCTGAGGTATCTGAGGTCATTGCTGCAGTTTGCTCTGAGACATCTTCATCTTCACCAAATGCTAATGTCATGACAGTATcaactagattaaatagtcacaGTGGAAAACCATCAATGGATGTTGCCGTGAGCGTCCTTGTTAAACTCATCATTGACAT GTATGTTTCGGATTCTGGGACTGCGGCTCCTTTCACATTATTTATGCTGGAG GAAATGCTCAGTTCTCCAAAAACAGCTTGTAGATCTCGTGCATTTGATTTGATTTTGAACCTTGGTGTTCATGCTCAATTGCTAGAGCCAATGATGACTGATAGCACATCCGCAATTGAAGAAGAGTATTCACAGGAATCATACTTTGACAGTGAAGCTAAACTTGCACTTCAAGGAAAAGTGAAAACTGATTCTCTTAAGATGGGCGCATCCTCGGCTATTCATAATTTTGAGTCTTGGATTTTGAACATTTTATATGAGATACTTCTTCTTCTTGTTCAG aTTGAAGAAAAGGAAGAATCTGTTTGGGCTTCTGCATTAAGCTGTTTACTATATTTTGTCTGTGATAGAGGAAAAATCTTGAGAAACAGGTTAAATGGTCTTGACATAAGG GTTATTAAGGCACTTCTAGAAATTAGCAGGAAGAATTCTTGGGCAGAAGTAGTTCACTGCAAACTTATTTCTATGTTGGCAAACATGTTTTATCATGTCCCAGAAGGACATTCAATGGCTGCAAGTCCCCCATTGTTCCTTGTAGAACAGATTGATCTGATTGGTGGAATTGAGTTCATTTTTCTAGAG TATACCCTTGCAAACTCAAGGGAAGAGAGGAGAAGTCTGTATTTGGTCCTTTTTGACTTTGTTCTGCATGGAGTAAATGAAACCTGTACGTGTACGGGGGGCACGGAGTATAGTGAGGATGAGATACAGCCTCTTGCAGCTCTGCTTTCTCTAGCAGATGCCCCTGAAGCTTTTTATATTTCTGTAAAGCTCGGGGTCGAAGGTATTGGAGAGATTCTGAGGAGATCGGTTTCTGCTACATTGTCCAGATATCCCAACAGCGATCGATTAAACACG CTATTAGAGACTGTAACAGAGAAATTTGATGCGATTATAAGTTCATTTACTCATTTGGACAATGAGTTCTCCCATATGCTGCAGACAACAAAATCTTACAAGTTCCTGGAAAGCATTGAAGGTGAAGTTCTGAGAAATGGTATTGACATGAAAGTAAAACACTCATGGGCCACTTTACATTCCCTGCTTCATTCAGAAAGAATTGCTTATCGGCAGAATGGATATGTTTGGTTGGGGGATTTGCTTATTTATGAAATTAGTGTGGAAAGGAATGCAATATGGTCCAATATTAAAACTCTGCAGCATAACATTGCATGTGCTGGTGTTCATGATGCATCAGTTGCTTCAGATGTCCCTTTATCCATTTGGCTGATGTGTGGCCTTCTCAAATCAAGACACAATGTCATCAGATGGGGATTTTTGTTTGTTCTAGAAAGACTTCTTATGAGGTGCAAATTTTTGCTAGATGAGAATGAAATGCAGCATTCAAATGGTAGTGATACTGGGCATGTGCACAGAGATAGCCGCCTTGAGAAAGCTAATGCAGTGATAGATGTAATGAGTAGTGCCTTAACCCTTGTTTATCAGATTAACGAAACAGACCGCATCAatattttgaag ATGTGTGACATAGTATTCTCTCAATTGTGCTTGAGAGTTCCTCCAGCAACTGCAATGCCATTTGGAGATGACTTGCATCACCATGGTAGAGTTTTTGGTTGcatggaagaaaataaaaaatttgatgtAAACGAGTTTGTCTTTCAATCAGAGAATTCTTCTGATTTTTGTATAGAAGTTGATAGTAGATCCATCCACAGTAACAACAATCCTCTTGATTATGAGACAGCTTCAATGGCAGCACTTCTTCTTCAGGGACAGGCTGTCATTCCCATGCAGTTAGTTTCACGTGTACCTGCTGCTTTGTTCTATTGGCCTTTAATTCAACTTGCTGGTGCAGCAACAGACAATATTGCATTGGGTGTAGCTGTTGGTAGCAAAGGAAGAGGGAACCTGCCTGGTGCTACTTCAGATATTCGATCAGCTCTTCTGTTGCTTCTAATTGGTAAATGCACTGCAGATTCTGCTGCTTTCCTAGAAGTTGGTGGCGAAGATTTTTTTAG GGAACTTTTGGATGATACAGATTCAAGGGTTGCATATTATTCTTCAGCTTTTCTTTTGAAG CGCATGATGACAGAAAAACCAGAAAAGTACCAACACATGCTTCAAAATCTTGTTGTCAGAGCTCAACAG AGTAACAATGAAAAGCTGTTGGAAAATCCATACCTTCAGATGCGAGGCATACTACAGCTGGCAAATGATCTAGGAACTGGTTTATAG
- the LOC133798442 gene encoding uncharacterized protein LOC133798442 isoform X2 — MAPLPSLLFSQRLPELSGPAVVSRCVALLKRYLLRYKPSEETLLQVDRFCVNIISECDTSPIRRLPSRASIQQTGSSTASTITSPLPVSSFTSGALVKSLNYVRSLVSQHIPKRLFQPAAFAGAPSASRQALPTLSSLLSKSFNSQLSPAHSAEPSENKDITSLSLSNSSNIEKVDGTDDSEYIANDVLKWRWLGECQSSFLPTDSDRATNPQDMRARNFIEVGAAALLVGDIDAKMKGQPWKYFGTADMPYLDQLLQPSPVTTITDSASARPHLRAITSSKRIRAGPQHIWHDSPASTFRPRARQLFQYRHYSEQQPLRLNPAEVSEVIAAVCSETSSSSPNANVMTVSTRLNSHSGKPSMDVAVSVLVKLIIDMYVSDSGTAAPFTLFMLEEMLSSPKTACRSRAFDLILNLGVHAQLLEPMMTDSTSAIEEEYSQESYFDSEAKLALQGKVKTDSLKMGASSAIHNFESWILNILYEILLLLVQIEEKEESVWASALSCLLYFVCDRGKILRNRLNGLDIRVIKALLEISRKNSWAEVVHCKLISMLANMFYHVPEGHSMAASPPLFLVEQIDLIGGIEFIFLEYTLANSREERRSLYLVLFDFVLHGVNETCTCTGGTEYSEDEIQPLAALLSLADAPEAFYISVKLGVEGIGEILRRSVSATLSRYPNSDRLNTLLETVTEKFDAIISSFTHLDNEFSHMLQTTKSYKFLESIEGEVLRNGIDMKVKHSWATLHSLLHSERIAYRQNGYVWLGDLLIYEISVERNAIWSNIKTLQHNIACAGVHDASVASDVPLSIWLMCGLLKSRHNVIRWGFLFVLERLLMRCKFLLDENEMQHSNGSDTGHVHRDSRLEKANAVIDVMSSALTLVYQINETDRINILKMCDIVFSQLCLRVPPATAMPFGDDLHHHGRVFGCMEENKKFDVNEFVFQSENSSDFCIEVDSRSIHSNNNPLDYETASMAALLLQGQAVIPMQLVSRVPAALFYWPLIQLAGAATDNIALGVAVGSKGRGNLPGATSDIRSALLLLLIGKCTADSAAFLEVGGEDFFRELLDDTDSRVAYYSSAFLLKRMMTEKPEKYQHMLQNLVVRAQQSNNEKLLENPYLQMRGILQLANDLGTGL; from the exons ATGGCACCACTTCCTTCACTGCTCTTCTCACAGAGGCTTCCAGAACTCTCCGG CCCTGCAGTTGTTTCAAGATGTGTGGCACTTCTGAAACGCTACCTACTACG ATACAAACCCAGTGAGGAGACATTACTCCAGGTAGATCGGTTTTGTGTGAACATAATTTCTGAGTGTGACACTAGTCCAATCCGAAGATTGCCTTCACGAGCTTCAATTCAACAAACAGGTTCATCGACAGCATCTACAATTACATCTCCTTTGCCTGTTTCCAGTTTTACTTCCGGGGCTCTTGTAAAGTCGTTAAATTATGTGCGTTCCTTAGTGTCTCAACACATTCCAAAGCGGCTATTCCAACCTGCCGCTTTTGCTGGAGCCCCTTCAGCTTCGAGGCAGGCACTTCCAACTCTGTCATCTTTGTTAAGTAAATCTTTCAACTCCCAATTAAGCCCTGCCCATAGTGCAGAACCTTCAGAAAATAAAGATATCACGAGTTTATCTCTTTCAAACTCATCAAACATTGAAAAGGTTGATGGAACAGATGATTCTGAATACATTGCAAATGATGTTCTCAAATGGCGGTGGCTCGGGGAATGTCAGTCATCATTTTTGCCAACTGATAG TGATCGTGCTACAAATCCTCAAGACATGAGAGCTCGGAATTTCATAGAAGTAGGTGCAGCAGCTTTACTTGTGGGTGACATTGATGCCAAAATGAAAGGCCAACCTTGGAAATATTTTGGAACTGCTGATATGCCGTATCTTGATCAACTGCTGCAGCCTTCACCAGTAACAACAATCACAGATTCTGCCTCTGCACGTCCTCACTTGAGAGCAATAACATCATCTAAACGCATCAGAGCAGGCCCTCAGCATATATGGCAT GATTCTCCAGCGAGCACTTTCCGTCCGCGGGCTAGACAATTATTCCAATATCGCCACTACAG TGAACAACAGCCTTTGCGATTGAACCCTGCTGAGGTATCTGAGGTCATTGCTGCAGTTTGCTCTGAGACATCTTCATCTTCACCAAATGCTAATGTCATGACAGTATcaactagattaaatagtcacaGTGGAAAACCATCAATGGATGTTGCCGTGAGCGTCCTTGTTAAACTCATCATTGACAT GTATGTTTCGGATTCTGGGACTGCGGCTCCTTTCACATTATTTATGCTGGAG GAAATGCTCAGTTCTCCAAAAACAGCTTGTAGATCTCGTGCATTTGATTTGATTTTGAACCTTGGTGTTCATGCTCAATTGCTAGAGCCAATGATGACTGATAGCACATCCGCAATTGAAGAAGAGTATTCACAGGAATCATACTTTGACAGTGAAGCTAAACTTGCACTTCAAGGAAAAGTGAAAACTGATTCTCTTAAGATGGGCGCATCCTCGGCTATTCATAATTTTGAGTCTTGGATTTTGAACATTTTATATGAGATACTTCTTCTTCTTGTTCAG aTTGAAGAAAAGGAAGAATCTGTTTGGGCTTCTGCATTAAGCTGTTTACTATATTTTGTCTGTGATAGAGGAAAAATCTTGAGAAACAGGTTAAATGGTCTTGACATAAGG GTTATTAAGGCACTTCTAGAAATTAGCAGGAAGAATTCTTGGGCAGAAGTAGTTCACTGCAAACTTATTTCTATGTTGGCAAACATGTTTTATCATGTCCCAGAAGGACATTCAATGGCTGCAAGTCCCCCATTGTTCCTTGTAGAACAGATTGATCTGATTGGTGGAATTGAGTTCATTTTTCTAGAG TATACCCTTGCAAACTCAAGGGAAGAGAGGAGAAGTCTGTATTTGGTCCTTTTTGACTTTGTTCTGCATGGAGTAAATGAAACCTGTACGTGTACGGGGGGCACGGAGTATAGTGAGGATGAGATACAGCCTCTTGCAGCTCTGCTTTCTCTAGCAGATGCCCCTGAAGCTTTTTATATTTCTGTAAAGCTCGGGGTCGAAGGTATTGGAGAGATTCTGAGGAGATCGGTTTCTGCTACATTGTCCAGATATCCCAACAGCGATCGATTAAACACG CTATTAGAGACTGTAACAGAGAAATTTGATGCGATTATAAGTTCATTTACTCATTTGGACAATGAGTTCTCCCATATGCTGCAGACAACAAAATCTTACAAGTTCCTGGAAAGCATTGAAGGTGAAGTTCTGAGAAATGGTATTGACATGAAAGTAAAACACTCATGGGCCACTTTACATTCCCTGCTTCATTCAGAAAGAATTGCTTATCGGCAGAATGGATATGTTTGGTTGGGGGATTTGCTTATTTATGAAATTAGTGTGGAAAGGAATGCAATATGGTCCAATATTAAAACTCTGCAGCATAACATTGCATGTGCTGGTGTTCATGATGCATCAGTTGCTTCAGATGTCCCTTTATCCATTTGGCTGATGTGTGGCCTTCTCAAATCAAGACACAATGTCATCAGATGGGGATTTTTGTTTGTTCTAGAAAGACTTCTTATGAGGTGCAAATTTTTGCTAGATGAGAATGAAATGCAGCATTCAAATGGTAGTGATACTGGGCATGTGCACAGAGATAGCCGCCTTGAGAAAGCTAATGCAGTGATAGATGTAATGAGTAGTGCCTTAACCCTTGTTTATCAGATTAACGAAACAGACCGCATCAatattttgaag ATGTGTGACATAGTATTCTCTCAATTGTGCTTGAGAGTTCCTCCAGCAACTGCAATGCCATTTGGAGATGACTTGCATCACCATGGTAGAGTTTTTGGTTGcatggaagaaaataaaaaatttgatgtAAACGAGTTTGTCTTTCAATCAGAGAATTCTTCTGATTTTTGTATAGAAGTTGATAGTAGATCCATCCACAGTAACAACAATCCTCTTGATTATGAGACAGCTTCAATGGCAGCACTTCTTCTTCAGGGACAGGCTGTCATTCCCATGCAGTTAGTTTCACGTGTACCTGCTGCTTTGTTCTATTGGCCTTTAATTCAACTTGCTGGTGCAGCAACAGACAATATTGCATTGGGTGTAGCTGTTGGTAGCAAAGGAAGAGGGAACCTGCCTGGTGCTACTTCAGATATTCGATCAGCTCTTCTGTTGCTTCTAATTGGTAAATGCACTGCAGATTCTGCTGCTTTCCTAGAAGTTGGTGGCGAAGATTTTTTTAG GGAACTTTTGGATGATACAGATTCAAGGGTTGCATATTATTCTTCAGCTTTTCTTTTGAAG CGCATGATGACAGAAAAACCAGAAAAGTACCAACACATGCTTCAAAATCTTGTTGTCAGAGCTCAACAG AGTAACAATGAAAAGCTGTTGGAAAATCCATACCTTCAGATGCGAGGCATACTACAGCTGGCAAATGATCTAGGAACTGGTTTATAG